In a single window of the Caproicibacterium sp. BJN0003 genome:
- the rsmB gene encoding 16S rRNA (cytosine(967)-C(5))-methyltransferase RsmB, producing the protein MTARSTALQALLQVEVNEGYSNLVLNKALKNSKMEPRENALASALFYGVLERKLTLDYIISQISKIEIAKMEIPVLLILEMAVYQILFLDKIPESAAVNEAVILAKTTGEERASGFINGVLRNFLRKKGTILNTQPKGDRIFSFSVRYSCPQWLIRMWEKSYGQKTTEDLLKTLENRPPIFARVNTTLISREELCENLEKEGIEAEIFPFLEGTILLKNTGSLEASPSFQKGLFHIQDLSSQLCCEMVDPKAGERILDVCAAPGGKSFTMAEKMQNQGTLEAYDLYKGRVRLIASGASRLHLSCISASVRDAENSEGVLPLADRVLCDAPCSGLGILRRKPEIRYKNAKTLDSLPSLQYRILCNNAGFVQYKGKMIYSTCTLNPKENHAVVERFLQSHPKFSPVSLNLPQGFSHLINEPENEWTIFPQMHNSDGFFISAFIRQRE; encoded by the coding sequence ATGACGGCAAGAAGTACAGCACTTCAAGCGCTTTTACAAGTGGAAGTGAATGAAGGATACTCTAATCTCGTATTGAATAAAGCCTTAAAAAATTCGAAAATGGAACCGCGTGAAAACGCATTGGCTTCTGCACTTTTTTATGGGGTGTTGGAACGAAAGCTGACTTTAGATTATATTATTTCGCAGATTTCTAAAATTGAAATTGCAAAAATGGAGATTCCGGTTTTGTTGATTTTGGAAATGGCAGTTTATCAAATCTTATTTCTAGATAAAATTCCAGAATCCGCTGCAGTGAATGAAGCAGTCATTCTTGCAAAAACGACGGGGGAAGAAAGAGCTTCTGGTTTTATTAATGGTGTTTTGCGGAATTTTTTGAGAAAAAAAGGAACGATTCTCAATACACAGCCCAAAGGGGATCGCATTTTTTCGTTCAGTGTTCGGTATTCCTGTCCGCAGTGGCTGATTCGTATGTGGGAAAAATCTTATGGTCAGAAAACAACGGAAGATCTTTTGAAGACGTTGGAAAACAGACCGCCTATTTTTGCCCGGGTCAATACAACGTTGATTAGCCGGGAAGAATTATGTGAAAACCTCGAAAAAGAAGGAATTGAAGCAGAAATCTTTCCTTTTTTGGAAGGAACAATTTTGCTGAAAAATACCGGTTCCCTCGAAGCCAGTCCATCTTTTCAAAAAGGGCTGTTTCATATTCAAGATCTTTCTAGTCAGCTTTGTTGTGAGATGGTCGACCCAAAAGCAGGAGAACGAATTTTGGATGTCTGTGCGGCACCAGGCGGTAAGAGCTTTACGATGGCAGAGAAGATGCAAAATCAAGGGACTTTGGAAGCTTATGATTTATATAAAGGGAGAGTCCGTTTGATTGCTTCCGGTGCCTCTCGGCTTCATCTTTCCTGTATATCGGCCTCTGTAAGAGATGCTGAAAATTCTGAAGGTGTTTTACCTTTAGCAGATCGTGTATTATGTGATGCCCCTTGTTCTGGACTCGGAATTTTGCGCAGAAAGCCTGAGATTCGCTATAAAAACGCCAAAACTCTTGACAGTTTACCCAGCTTGCAGTACCGTATATTATGTAATAATGCAGGTTTTGTTCAGTATAAAGGGAAAATGATTTATTCTACCTGTACTTTAAATCCAAAAGAAAATCATGCGGTAGTTGAACGCTTTTTACAGTCTCATCCGAAATTTTCTCCGGTATCGCTTAATTTACCGCAAGGCTTTTCCCATTTAATCAATGAGCCGGAAAACGAATGGACGATTTTCCCACAAATGCATAATTCGGACGGATTTTTTATTTCAGCCTTTATCCGTCAGCGGGAGTAA
- a CDS encoding zinc metallopeptidase — protein MGFYYYNYQTMLYLLPAILLTLYAQVKLNSTFRKYSQIPTSKGLTGAQAAQEVARLGGANIVVRQIGGNLTDNFDPRNNTISLSQSVYGNTSIAAVGVAAHEAGHSIQNAQGYLPNKIRSALVPVTQVGSRASIPMIIIGLILPVQYSFIVDIGILLFGLVVLFQFVTLPVELNASRRALKVLDEGGILDGPELIGAQKVLWAAALTYLAASFTALMQLLRLLAISGSRRGNDR, from the coding sequence ATGGGATTTTATTATTATAATTATCAGACCATGCTTTATCTTCTTCCAGCAATTTTGCTGACTTTGTATGCACAGGTCAAATTAAATTCCACTTTTCGCAAATACTCACAGATTCCAACTTCTAAAGGACTAACAGGAGCTCAAGCAGCACAAGAAGTAGCTCGGCTTGGAGGAGCCAATATTGTGGTTCGCCAGATTGGCGGAAATTTGACGGATAATTTTGATCCGCGAAATAACACAATTAGTTTATCGCAAAGCGTTTATGGCAATACTTCTATTGCGGCAGTCGGTGTTGCAGCGCATGAAGCAGGACATAGTATTCAGAACGCACAGGGATATTTGCCCAATAAAATTAGGTCAGCACTTGTTCCGGTTACCCAGGTCGGTTCCAGAGCGTCAATTCCCATGATCATTATTGGATTGATTTTACCGGTTCAATATAGCTTTATCGTTGATATTGGAATCTTACTTTTTGGATTAGTTGTCCTATTTCAGTTTGTAACGTTGCCGGTAGAATTAAATGCGAGCCGTCGGGCACTAAAAGTATTGGATGAAGGCGGAATTTTAGATGGACCTGAACTGATCGGCGCGCAAAAAGTACTGTGGGCTGCGGCGCTTACTTATTTGGCAGCCAGTTTTACTGCATTGATGCAGCTTTTACGCCTTTTGGCAATTTCAGGAAGCAGACGGGGAAATGACAGATGA
- the fmt gene encoding methionyl-tRNA formyltransferase, which produces MRILFMGTPDFAKTCLQKLLNSKHEICAVYTQPDKPVGRKQKLTPSPVKALAQEAGIPVLQPTTLKTEEAAEQFRSFHPDIAVVVAYGKLLPKKVLEIPPQGCINVHASLLPKYRGAAPIQWSVLNGDKITGVTTMFMAEGLDTGDMLLKAETSIGQNETSGELGNRLAELGADLLLQTIEELPNIIPQPQGEMTTAYASMLDKTMSPIDWNKDALEIHHQICGLNPWPTASTVFEEIPLKIWKSKVIEKRNGKPGQILKDFVVCCGNGTAIQLLEVQAAGKKRMNASDFLRGHLISTGTVLPF; this is translated from the coding sequence ATGCGGATTTTATTCATGGGAACACCTGATTTTGCAAAGACTTGCCTGCAAAAGCTGCTAAATTCAAAGCATGAGATTTGTGCTGTTTATACGCAGCCGGATAAGCCGGTCGGAAGAAAACAGAAATTAACACCGTCTCCGGTTAAAGCTTTAGCGCAGGAAGCAGGAATTCCGGTCTTACAGCCGACGACCTTGAAAACAGAAGAAGCTGCCGAACAGTTTCGCAGTTTTCATCCGGATATTGCAGTTGTGGTGGCTTATGGAAAACTTCTTCCGAAAAAGGTCTTGGAGATTCCACCGCAGGGCTGTATCAATGTTCATGCGTCTTTGCTGCCGAAATATCGCGGGGCAGCACCGATTCAATGGTCTGTTTTAAATGGAGATAAGATTACCGGTGTTACCACAATGTTTATGGCAGAGGGGCTTGATACAGGTGACATGCTCCTCAAAGCAGAAACATCCATTGGTCAGAATGAAACTTCTGGAGAATTGGGAAATCGATTGGCAGAACTGGGAGCAGACCTCTTGCTCCAAACGATTGAAGAGTTGCCTAATATTATTCCTCAGCCGCAGGGGGAGATGACAACTGCTTATGCTTCTATGCTGGACAAGACCATGAGCCCGATTGATTGGAATAAAGATGCACTCGAGATCCATCACCAAATATGCGGATTGAATCCATGGCCGACAGCTTCTACTGTTTTCGAAGAGATTCCTTTGAAAATTTGGAAAAGCAAAGTGATCGAAAAACGAAACGGGAAACCAGGTCAGATATTGAAAGACTTTGTAGTCTGCTGCGGAAACGGAACTGCAATTCAGCTGTTAGAAGTACAGGCTGCGGGAAAAAAGCGAATGAATGCTTCTGATTTTTTACGGGGACACCTGATTTCTACCGGTACTGTTTTACCTTTTTAG
- the def gene encoding peptide deformylase — translation MAIRNILKEGEPTLTAHCRTVEQFNERLHILLDDMYETMIKADGVGLAAPQVGIRRRIVVIDVGDGKIEMINPVFTLREGEQETIEGCLSFPGQYALTKRPKHVKVHAQDRTGKPFDLEASDFLATACCHEIDHLDGILFQSHAIRMLTAEELAKMR, via the coding sequence ATGGCAATCAGAAACATTTTAAAAGAGGGAGAACCCACGTTAACGGCACATTGTCGTACAGTTGAGCAATTTAATGAACGTCTCCATATTTTATTAGACGATATGTATGAGACGATGATCAAAGCAGATGGTGTCGGTTTGGCAGCCCCTCAGGTTGGGATACGCCGTCGTATTGTAGTAATTGATGTCGGTGACGGAAAAATTGAAATGATTAATCCGGTTTTTACGCTTCGGGAAGGGGAGCAGGAAACAATAGAAGGTTGTCTTTCTTTTCCGGGACAATATGCACTGACAAAACGCCCAAAGCATGTAAAAGTGCATGCACAGGATCGTACTGGAAAACCTTTCGATTTGGAAGCATCGGATTTTTTGGCTACTGCTTGCTGCCATGAGATTGATCATCTCGATGGAATTCTCTTTCAAAGTCACGCAATTCGCATGCTGACTGCAGAAGAATTAGCAAAAATGAGATAA
- the priA gene encoding replication restart helicase PriA, protein MSQKTIQNKNDFVKQEQQMYLAKVAVEKTVYHFDQPFDYLIPDFLLPTAKPGCRVLVPFGTASAKRQGMILATEESKEKPSIKIKPLEAVLDSAPLLSNEGLLLVSWIKEQYFCTLYEAARLLFPIGFQYHIKRFFSLTKRVSEESLPSYSQQEQEIIRLLQQIGKPVEEKELFAVLKGTKNVESVLKELFLKGVLEYKTDSVQKISDATQKMIRLKDPENEEFPFRLTARQKEVVQVLRDAGAASVKEICYYTGVTPAVPDNLVKKEICEFFENPVYRNPYESADQEMENRELILSAEQETAYQHLKSLYDSSKTQSSLLYGITGSGKTSIFLKLIDRVQQDGKGVILMVPEISLTSQMIEIFHRRYGSQVAVFHSGLSMGERMDEWKRVRDGKASIVVGTRSAVFAPLSKIGLIILDEEQEDTYQSEQSPRYHARDIAHFRCAYHHALLLLASATPRIETYYAAQKKRIGFDVLSKRFGTAILPQVEICDMNREFEAGNTTILSSPLLEALKQAFLKGEQAILLLNRRGYNTFASCRACGHVITCPHCSISLTYHRANGRLMCHYCGYSVPFTKECPSCHEEKVHFGGSGTQKAEEQLRNLLPEAKILRLDTDATMSKNAYEIKLNQFRRHEYDLIVGTQMVAKGLDFENVTVVGVLSADQALYCDDFRSYEHTFDLLTQVVGRAGRGNLRGKAFIQTYTPENPILDLAKRQDYPAFYQSEIAIRKAMLYPPFADICVVGFIGKNEQAVKKCSASFLEKLQAIALNEYSELPLRVLSPSPASIPRVSDKYRDKLMIKCRNSKRFREMISRLLILFGKNHEFRGITVFAQINPCYVL, encoded by the coding sequence TTGAGTCAGAAAACGATTCAGAACAAAAATGATTTTGTGAAACAGGAGCAACAAATGTATCTTGCAAAGGTTGCTGTTGAAAAAACAGTCTATCATTTTGATCAGCCTTTTGATTATTTGATTCCGGATTTTCTTTTGCCAACAGCAAAACCGGGATGCCGCGTATTGGTCCCTTTTGGAACCGCCAGTGCAAAGCGGCAGGGAATGATTCTTGCGACTGAAGAAAGCAAAGAGAAACCTTCCATAAAGATAAAACCATTGGAAGCGGTGCTGGATTCGGCACCGCTTCTTTCAAATGAGGGGCTGCTCCTGGTTTCTTGGATAAAAGAGCAATATTTTTGCACGTTATATGAAGCTGCAAGACTTCTATTTCCAATTGGATTCCAATATCATATCAAACGCTTTTTCTCTCTTACCAAAAGGGTTTCCGAAGAATCACTTCCTTCCTATTCGCAGCAGGAGCAGGAGATCATTCGGCTTTTGCAACAGATTGGAAAGCCGGTTGAGGAAAAAGAGCTTTTTGCGGTGCTAAAAGGAACAAAGAATGTAGAATCTGTTTTGAAAGAGCTTTTTTTAAAAGGAGTTTTAGAATATAAAACGGATTCAGTGCAAAAAATTAGCGATGCAACGCAGAAAATGATTCGGTTAAAAGATCCGGAAAATGAGGAATTTCCTTTTCGCTTGACCGCTCGTCAAAAAGAAGTGGTCCAAGTATTACGGGATGCAGGAGCAGCATCTGTAAAAGAAATTTGTTATTATACCGGCGTTACACCTGCAGTTCCTGACAATCTGGTGAAAAAGGAAATTTGTGAGTTCTTTGAAAATCCTGTTTATCGAAACCCTTATGAATCTGCTGATCAAGAGATGGAAAACCGTGAGCTTATTTTATCAGCGGAGCAGGAGACCGCATACCAACATTTAAAGTCCTTGTATGATTCTTCCAAGACCCAAAGTTCACTTTTGTATGGAATTACAGGAAGCGGAAAGACTAGTATTTTTCTAAAGCTGATCGACCGTGTACAGCAGGATGGAAAAGGCGTTATTTTGATGGTCCCTGAAATTTCTTTAACCTCACAAATGATTGAAATTTTTCATCGCCGATATGGTTCTCAGGTTGCAGTATTTCACAGCGGACTCTCGATGGGGGAACGCATGGATGAATGGAAAAGAGTACGGGACGGAAAAGCTTCTATCGTGGTTGGAACTCGTTCTGCGGTATTTGCGCCACTTTCAAAAATCGGGCTAATCATTTTAGATGAAGAGCAAGAAGATACTTATCAGTCAGAGCAGTCTCCACGCTACCATGCGCGGGATATTGCCCATTTTCGCTGTGCTTATCATCATGCGCTATTATTACTTGCTTCTGCTACCCCCAGAATCGAAACCTATTATGCTGCGCAGAAGAAACGAATTGGATTTGATGTACTTTCGAAGCGCTTTGGAACTGCGATTCTTCCGCAGGTAGAAATCTGTGATATGAATCGGGAATTTGAAGCCGGAAATACCACGATTCTTAGCAGCCCCCTTTTAGAGGCATTAAAACAAGCTTTTTTGAAAGGGGAGCAAGCAATTTTGCTTTTAAATCGCCGGGGATATAATACATTCGCTTCTTGTAGAGCTTGTGGGCATGTTATTACTTGTCCGCACTGCAGCATTTCATTAACCTATCATCGTGCAAACGGTCGCTTAATGTGTCACTATTGCGGATATTCCGTTCCATTTACAAAAGAGTGTCCATCTTGCCATGAGGAAAAGGTTCATTTTGGAGGATCTGGGACACAAAAAGCAGAGGAGCAACTGCGAAATCTATTGCCTGAGGCAAAAATTTTGCGCTTAGATACCGATGCGACGATGAGTAAAAACGCTTATGAAATAAAATTGAATCAGTTTCGAAGGCATGAATACGATTTGATTGTAGGAACCCAAATGGTAGCAAAAGGACTTGATTTTGAAAATGTAACTGTTGTGGGCGTCCTTTCTGCCGATCAAGCGCTTTATTGTGATGATTTTCGCAGTTATGAACATACTTTTGATTTATTGACGCAGGTAGTCGGAAGAGCAGGCCGTGGAAATTTGCGCGGCAAAGCTTTTATACAGACTTATACCCCAGAGAATCCCATTTTAGATCTTGCCAAAAGACAAGATTATCCTGCTTTTTATCAATCCGAAATTGCAATTCGAAAGGCAATGCTTTATCCGCCTTTTGCGGATATTTGTGTGGTTGGATTTATTGGAAAAAATGAGCAGGCAGTCAAAAAATGCAGTGCTTCTTTTTTAGAAAAATTACAGGCAATCGCTTTGAATGAATATTCGGAACTTCCCCTGCGCGTCTTGAGCCCTTCACCAGCTTCTATCCCACGGGTAAGTGATAAATACCGGGATAAACTAATGATAAAATGTCGTAATAGTAAACGCTTTCGCGAAATGATTTCAAGGCTTTTAATCTTATTTGGAAAAAATCATGAGTTTCGCGGAATCACCGTTTTTGCACAGATCAATCCATGTTATGTGTTATAA
- the rpoZ gene encoding DNA-directed RNA polymerase subunit omega: MIKPIADKLTKKGQSRYSLCVGVAKRAREIVAEAENNPEEILVEKPVEVAVRELQEHKYEIVPGKEGNTSAKEEAEPKFESENDSEQK, translated from the coding sequence ATGATTAAACCAATTGCTGATAAATTGACAAAAAAAGGACAAAGCCGTTATTCTCTTTGCGTAGGAGTTGCAAAACGTGCCAGAGAGATCGTTGCTGAAGCTGAAAACAATCCAGAGGAAATTTTAGTTGAAAAGCCGGTAGAAGTGGCTGTGCGCGAATTACAAGAACATAAATATGAAATCGTCCCAGGCAAAGAGGGCAATACTTCCGCAAAAGAAGAAGCGGAGCCGAAATTTGAGTCAGAAAACGATTCAGAACAAAAATGA